The DNA segment CATAGTTGCCGTAACGGAGGCTCTTCCTGAGGTCTATCACGAAGGCATTGGTGTCGATCTCAGACCTCTTAAGGAGAAGCATCCTCTCGATGAATATGGCGAAACTCACCACAGAACATCCGAAGATAAGGACGAGTATGAGGTTCCAGTTTGCTATTGTGCTGATATGTTTCCATATCTCTGTAAATGCTATAGTATCAAAAGAAAACATAGTCTTGCTCCAACTTTTCTTGTGCTAACGTTCCCCACACGCCCCCGGAAAGGGCTGTGACTTCTAATTGTTTAAGGGCGAGCTCACGGCGTCCCTGAATTTCGTAGACCTCTGCACGAAGATACATCGCTTTGATGCGCAGCGGCGAGATGACGTCTTCGTTGATGACTTTCGACAGCATAAGCATCGCAGTATCATATTGCTCTAAGGCGCGGTAACACGCGCTCTGCTGTATCCACAGGTCGAGGTTCTGCTCGTCGCTGAGGACTCTGTCTTGGGCGGCCTCTTCGGCGCGAAGCAAAAACTTTATCGCAAGGTCGTAGTCGTTGTGTGCCTCCATGGCAAGGCGTCCCTGTTCGTACCACGCCCTCGAGAGGTAATATCCTCGCGATATCTTCGCCGAAGAGTAATGGCCTAGCAACGACGACAAGGCCTTCTCCGCAGAGGAATAATCTTTCATCTTGATATATGCAATGGCGAGGCTGTATTCGCTCTCTTCACGAAGGCGAGGGAAAGGCCTCTCGCCGGTGAGCGATCGCATGATATCGTCATCGCCATCAAAGACTCGGACGATGTCGTTAAGGATCTTCGCAGCACTTTCGAGGTAAAGACGTCGTGCTGCACCTTCGGTATCATCGGCGATGATCATCTTAATCAAAGCATTTTCTAAGATGGCACGGTATCGTATCGTCGCGAAATATTCCAGAGCATCGTCGGTGATGACGCCACTGTCGTAACACGTTTCGAAGGCGTCAGAGGCCTTCTCGAAAGAAGAAATAGCAGCTTTGTAGTCGCTAGCACGGACGATTTCGTCGTTGTCGTCGTAGTGGACGACTTTGTTGTCGAGGCCTATTAGGTAATATGCTACGATGAGGTGTGGCGTTGTGGGGAAGAGATCTTCCATAGCATATATATGTTCTAGAGCGTCGACATTGCTGCGAAGGTATTCCGCGAAAGAATAGTAAGAAAAATATGCCTCTGAGGCATGAGAGCTCGAAGGATAACATTCGAAGGCGGTACGCCGGTATTTTTTTACGATGTCATCGTCGCTATGTTGCCAGTCGGCAGCCTCTCCAGCCCAGAACCATGCATCGCCAGCAAGAGAAGATGAAGGGTAGCGCTTTGCAAGGACAAGGAAGGTCTTCTCGGCATCTTCATGGGCGCCGCTGTGGAAATAGTGTGTGCCAAGAAGACTCAACGCCATAGGAGCAAAAGCACTGTCTGGGTATTCTGCGACGGTACGCTCGAGAGCATCGACGACAAGAGAACTCGATGCCTCCGCATCCTCAAGATGGTATGCTACGAAACCTTGAAGATATAGAACCTCGTCGCGGCAATCAATAGCATCGAAGAGGTCGGCGCTGGAGACAAGACGCTCGAGAGCTTCAGCGGCAGAAAGGCGCGTCGCGCTAGTGCCACGAGAGAAATTCGCCTGCGCAAGGTATTTCAAGGCAAGGGCGGCTTTTTCTTTGTCGCTGTCGACGAGGATGTCGTACGCCTTGCCAAAAGCCTCTATGGCGTCGTCACAGAGATTATGCCACGAAGACCCGCCTTCGAGGTATTCTTTGAAGTCGTTGAGACCCCGGTAATACCAGCCTAAGCCGTATAATGGCGATGCCGAAAAACTGTCGTCGGTAAGGCTGCGATATATATCGGCACGGGCATTGTATGACTTCGCCGCCTCACCACGGAGAAGCAAAGCCTCGGCAGCAGTATCTCGAGAAAGAAAAAGACCGTCGTGGGATAGAATCTCCTCGATACGGGCGCTGTCGCTTTCATCGCCGAGAAGATCTTTACGGAGAAGGTATATCCTCGCAAGAGCAAGGTATGCGCGTTCGTCGCCATTGTGGGCGGCGAGCTTCTCGAAAACCTCTATGGCATTGCTGAGCGACACAGAACGCGTTGTGATATCGTCGTTGCCCTCTTCCCCGAGCTTAAGATAACACCACCCTATATTATAAAGGGCGTTGGAATGCCAGTCGGCAAGCTCGTAGTTTCGATGTGGGACGGCACTGCTGTACCACTCTACAGCTTCAGAATACCTGCCGCTTCTGAACGCTATCTCGCCAAGGATATACGACGCTTCATAGCTAAGAGCGTCGCGGGAGGGAAGGACTTCAAGCAAAGCCTCTAAAACCTCGACGGCATTGTCGGGGTTGCGATCGATAAGGTGTATCCTCGCAAGGTATATCTGCGCACGATGATAGTATCCGTTGTCGCCGCCTTCAGAATATTTTATATTGCGAAGATGACGCCTTGAGAATGTCATCTTGCCGAGTTTGTAATATGAGAAACCAAGAAGCCACTGAGCTTTGTCATAGTTGAGAAGAGCTTCACGAGGACCAAGGTTTAGGTACGACACTAATACCGATACGGCTTGTGCATAGTCGCCACGATGATGATACGCGCTGCCCTGTAATAACAACGCCTTAGCATGGTACTGCTCGTCAGAAAAATCTGCGCGGGCAATGACGTCAAGAGCATCGCGATACTCGTCGGAAAGATAATATGACTCCGCAAGAAGATACCGTACCATGTCATAGAAAGCATGTTTTTTGGAAGACTCCACCGAAACATCGAGAGAGCCTAAAACTTTATTGTATATAAGAGCAGCGTCGGAATAAAGGCCCGCACTAGAAAAGCGATGCGCACGAAGAAGATCTTCGTCGTATGAAGAAACGCCGCTGTCAGCTATTACCGCTGACAACGCTGATAATGACAAAACCACAAAAAAACATGTCTTCCGCAAAAAAACCATATAACGAAGATCCTTTGATTACAAAACACCTTATAACAACATTTCAAATAAAATGCACTTTTCTATGAAAAATTATAAAATCACCGAAAAACAGCGATAAAACCCGGAATTTCAGGTAAAAATTAAAGAAAATGCTATATTTTTAAAAAAAATGTTGCACAATATATTCAAAAGGGATTATTTAATAAATAAATTGTTTGATAAAGTTATCAAACCTAAAATGCACCAACTCTAAAAGGAGGAGTTTAAATAATGGCATTATCAACAACAATAAAAAAGCTTAAGGACCTTCTTGTAAAGGCCGTGGCTGATTTGGAAAAAGCCGACAACGGTAATAAGGCTGCTTCACAGCGTGTCCGTACAGGCACTGTTAAGCTCGAAAAGATAGCAAAGCTCTATCGCAAAGAGTCTATCAAAGAAGAAAAGAAGCCGGGCAAGAAGAAAAAAAAGAAGGCTCCAGCTAAGAAGAAAAAAGCAGTAAAGAAAAAAGTAGCAAAGAAAAAAGCTCCAGCTAAGAAGAAAAAAGTTGTAAAGAAAAAAGCTCCAGCTAAGAAGAAAGTCGTAAAGAAAAAAGCTCCAGCTAAGAAGAAAAAAGTAGTAAAGAAAAAAGCTCCAGCTAAGAAGAAGAAAGTTGTAAAGAAAAAAGCTCCAGCTAAAAAGAAGAAAGTCATAAAGAAAAAAGCTCCAGCTAAGAAGAAGAAAGTCGTAAAGAAAAAAGCTCCAGCTAAGAAGAAAGTAGTAAAGAAAAAAGCTCCAGCTAAGAAGAAAGTCGTAAAGAAAAAAGTTGTAAAGAAGAAAAAAGTAGTAAAGAAAAAAGCTACAGCTAAACTTCCAAAGAAAAAGAAGAAGTAAAGCAATAATTTTCTTTAGCAGATAAAAGATAAGGGAGGCGATGCCTCCCTTTTTTTTGTGTGCAGTTTTTTCGATAACAGTCTATAATATATGCCATGGGACGCAGAAAAAAAAAAGAAGCCATTATTGATATCGTCGCTTTTTCCGGCAAAGGAAATGGCTTGGGATATTATATCAATGTCCGCAACGAAGAATGTCCTGTAGAAGTCCGCGGCGCTGTTCCTGGCGACGTCGTCAAGGTTGTCTTGGCTCGTAGGGTAAAGAGGCGATATATCTCCAGTGTAGAAGAATTTATCACGATGTCACCGGAAAGAGAGCCTCTACGATGTAAACACGCAGGCGTGTGCGGCGGCTGTAGCATGCAGCATGTGCCATATCATCGACAGACAAACCACAAAGAATCCGCCGTCCGTGAGCTTTTTTCTGGATATTCTGATACCGCAGTTTTCCATGACATCATTCCATGTGAAGATCCATGGTATTACCGTAATAGGATGGACTTCTCGTTTTCACAGGACGCCGCAGGAGAGAAATTCGCCGGACTTATGATGCCTATGGCGAAGGCGCGCGTTGTCGATATCGAAGAATGCTATATCACAAGCAGATGGTGTGTCGAGGCCCTAGACGCCGTACGGCAGTGGTGGAAAAACTCCGACCTAGAGGCATATTACCACCCAAAAGATAAAGGAACGCTTCGAGAAGTGATGTTCCGCGAAGGAAAAAATACCGGCGACAGGATGGCTGTCCTTACCGTCTCAGGGAACCCCGACTATGCCCTCGTTCATGATGATATCGCCGCCTTCGTCGAGGCTATACGCGCCTCTTGCGAAGATGAAAACCACAAAGTCAGCATCTTCATACGCATACAACAGCTCGTTGCTGGAAAACCAACAGAATTCTATGAGATGCACCTATATGGCCCTGAATACGTCCGTGAGATCCTTGACGTCGGAGACAGGGGAGCGATAACGGTTAACATCAGCCCAGCAGCGTTTTTTCAGCCAAACACCATCCAGACCGAGAAACTGTATGCCCTAGCCCTAGAACACGCCGATATCACCGAAGAAGACGTCGTATACGACCTATACTGCGGCACTGGAACGATAGGGCTATGTGTGTCGAAAGCTGCCAAAAAAGTCGTCGGCATAGAACTTTCCCCTGAAGCCGTTCTCGATGCTCGTGAGAATATCAAAGACAATAACATAGAAAATATGGAAGTGATACAAGGCGATGTCGGAACAGCCTTGGCAGACGTCGACGACAATGTCGATGTCGTCATCGTAGACCCTCCGCGTTCAGGCCTCGATGAAGATGCCATCGCCAATATCTTACGGCTACGCCCAAAAAAAATCGTCTACATCTCATGCAATCCAAAAACACAGGCAAAGAACGTCGCCGATATCGTTGCAGAAGGGTATTCATTGACGTCAATACAGCCCATAGACCAGTTCCCCCATACACCACATATTGAGAATATAGTAATAGCGGACAGGAAAAACATTGATCATTGATCATTGATCATTGAGCATTGAGCATTGATCATTGTGCGTTGGCGCGGCGTTTTTTTGGAGTCTTGCGACGCGTTCTCTTCTTGATGCCTTGTCGACCATTGGCGATCTCGTGTAGATTCTGTATGGCGATGAATGCCGAAGGGTCTTCACGATATACCACCTTCTTAAGCTCGGCGAGCTGAAGACGCTCGACAACGACGTATATTATCTCACGGTTTTTATTAGAAAAACCACCCCTACCATACATTATAGTAAGACCGAGGCCAAGTTCGTGGATTAGAGCGTCGGAGATGACTTTTACCTTGCTAGAGATGATGTTTACCGACTTCGTCTCCTCAAGGCCTACAATGACGGTGTCCATCACCTTCATAGCAACGAAATAGGTCATAAGAGATAAAAAAGGAGGACGCCAGCTGCGGAAGACGATTCCTGCCAATGCGAAGATAAGGAGGTTTATGGCGAAGACAACCTGTCCTACAGTGAAACCTTTTCGGCTGTTAGCAATGATTCCTAAGATCTCAGTGCCGTCGAGACACCCACCCATCCTGATGATAAGGCCGAGGCCAGCGCCGAGAGAGACGCCACCGAGGATTACGATCTCAAGGGCGTCGCCTCCAACAAAAGGCGCTTTGCCATGGAGAAAGAAAAGAAAACCCGCGAACATCAATACCGCTGCGATCATATGTATGACGAAGGTCTTGCTGATGTTCTTATATGCGAGATATAAAAAGGGCATATTTAGAAGAAGAAGAAAATATGGGATGAATTGCTGTCCGAAAAGCTTGCCGAAAATCATGGCAATACCAACGATACCGCCGTCAATAAGATCGTTGGGAACGAATATTATCTCTATAGATATCGCCGCTAATAAAGCCCCAAGAGCTGTAAAAATTACAGAATAAAAATATGTCGTAAACGACTTCCCGGTAGTGATACGCGATTTTGTTGCCATAATATAGCCCTCCTAATCTTCACAGGAAAATACACCACGAGAAGACATTTGTACAGAAAATTCTTTCGGAAATAAAACATTATTACCCATAATCATGGATACAGCGATATGAATAATGAACAGGTGATTTCTATACGCTATACGCTATAACTATACGCTATAACTATACGCTATAAAAAGATCGCGGGAGACGAGAATCGAACTCGCAACTTCCGGCGTGACAGGCCGGTGCTCTAACCAATTGAACTACTCCCGCTAAGGAAAATTTTTTGGGCGCAACAGGACTTGAACCTATGACCGCCTGTGTGTAAAACAGGAGCTCTACCAACTGAGCTATGCGCCCTTAAAATAAGAATAGACTGTAACAAAAATCCTAATTTTAACAAAGGAAAAACGTATGTAACACGAGATTTTTTTAGGGGAAAGAAAAAGGCCTCCGTCATACTGATGCTGGAGACCTTGTATATACTATATTTTTTCTGAAGATATCGTTATGCGATGTTCAACGATTCGCCGAGCTTCTTAGCATGGGAGAATGCATAGGTTTTGACACAGGATGTGACGAAGCCCTTTATCCCAGTAAGATTCTCTATAGAAGCCAAGAGAGTGAGGAAATCATCCATAGGAGGGTTGGAGAACTCAGCGATGACACCAGAAGTTATGATGTTGACGAGTTCGTTCATCTCAGGAGATTGCTCAGAAAGCTCTTTCTCAATGTTAGTGTCGCACATCTCGGTAGCGAGCTTTTTAGGTGTGGCATTGTGGTCTTCGGTAAGAGTTTTACCAATTTCCATTATGATAGCCTTTATAGCAGAAGAAACGAGGTATTCTTCGGATATAGACTTTTCTTGTTCTGTAGAAGGCATAAAAAAACTCCTTTTTATATGGTAAGGTTTGTGGCCTCGGGTTTTATAAGTGATATGTCTTACTTATAATACATATACCATACGAATGTTTTTTGTGAATCTTAATCTTAAATATTTATATTTTTTTTGAAGTGCTATGCGATAGCCTTCTTAATAATGGTATCGACATAGCAAGAACCCACGCAATAGCGGCGAAACAAAGGCCTCCGAAAAAAACGTCGCTGAACCAGTGAGACCCAGCAATAATGCGAGGCAACGCAAGGAACGTATACAATATAGTGCTGACTATAGCGACAGGACGACGAAAATGCGACCACGAAAAGAAAGATACTATAAACAGCGACGTCGCATGGTCGGCAGGGAAGCTGTTATATGAAAAGACCTTGTTATTAAGGTACGGGAAGATAGAAAGGTCGACGGAAACAGGAAGCACAAGCGAAGGGCTCTGACGGGAGAGGCGTAATATCTTGAGACACAACGTTTTATTGACGAAGACCTGGATAGCAGCGATGTACAGCAGCAAAAACAGCAGTTGTTGTAGGCGTTGACGTCGCGATACCTCGCCCTTGATGATGCAATGTGCAAGATATACACCGACGGCGATGCCTTCGAACATCCAGTCGGCATATCGAGAGTTAAGCCAAGCGAAGAATTTCTGCATGCCAACGTGTCCTACAAGAGAGCCGTTGAGAGATAAGAAAACATTTCTGTCGATATAATCCCATATGCTGCGCGTAATAGGGACAAACCACGATGCCACGAAGATGGCTATGATGATAAAAAAGATATATAAGCGCTTGTTATTCATGATATTTTTTTTGTTTCTTTCGCCACGCCAATGTTATTTCTTCTAAAAACACAGCATCATTGTCTGGCTGCATTTTAAGAAGAGACTCCTTGCTGTCTGCATCGTCGTGGAATAAAAATACTACTATGCCTTTAAGCTTGTTGATACGGATACGTCGCGACATATTCCCCGGGAAAAGACGGAGCACCTCATGGAGAAAGAGTATCACATCATCATGGTCTTTATGATATGGCGTCGATGAGAAAGCACGGCGTATGTCGTGGAATATCCACGGATTCATAAGCGCCCCTCTTCCCACCATGATACCATCACACCAAGAAGCTTCTACCATAGCAACAGCATCACTATTATATATAATGTCACCATTACCAACAACAGGTATCGACACCGATGCCTTCGCAATAACAAGACGCTCCCAGTGCGACGGCAAAGAGTATCCTTCTTTTTTCGTCCGTGGATGGACGATTATGAAGCTGGCGCCGCTGTCTTCGGCAGCATGAAGGTTTTCTTTGAAGAGGACATCGTCGTTGAAGCCGGCACGCATCTTTATCGAGACGGGGATCTCTACAGCATTGACGACAGCATTGGCGATGTTATAGAGCTTCGTAGGGTCTTTTAGGATCACAGACCCAGCGTTTCTGCCGACGACAGTATTAGAAGGACATCCTACATTGATGTCGATACGCGGAGCGCCACGACCCTCAAGCTCTGCGGCCATAGAGGCCATAAGGACAGCATCGCCGCCCATGATCTGTGCAGCACAAGGTATGTCGCCGAGCTGATGAGCATCGTATTTCTTTGCGAGGCTCTTAACATGGGCGTTGCTAGGGACGCGCATAAACGGTGTCGTCGCTTCGTCGTAGCCGCCGAAGACCTTGGTAAACGCTTTCCTGAACGATATATCGCCAAGACCTTCCATCGGCGCCAGGAAAAGCCTAGGACAGCGCCCGTCAGGCCTCCAATAAGAATGCGTCATTGCTTTTCCCCGCGGAGCATATGCCTCTTGGACCCAAAGCCACCGGCCTTTTCGACGTCAAAGCCTGCTAATGATAAACCTTCACGGATACAACGCGCACAGGTGAACGTCGCAAAGGTTCCGCCGGCTTTCGTTGTTGTCCCTACTTTATTTAAAACAGCGTCTGACCACATCTCGGGGTTTTTCGCCGGAGAAAAACCGTCGAGGAACCACGCATCAACGCTGCCGGCTTCGATGATATCGAAACTTTCAAGGACGTCGCCGAAGAATAGCGTCAGCGTAACATTGTTCTCGAAGGCGATGTCACACACGCCAGTCTCGGGAGTGTCGGGATAAAGTTCTAACAGCGGACCGGCATTAGCGATTTCAGGGATAGAACTATATACCTTCGCAAGGTTTTTCTTGCTGAGAGGGAACCTTTCTGCAGAGATATATCGCAGCGAAGCATCTCCAGGAGCGATGTCCTTCCACAGATTATAGGCACCGAGAAAGTTTAGCCCAGATCCAAAACCCGTCTCAGCTATTGTGAAGGTAGAACACTGCTTCCAGCGTTTATGAAGGTCGTTGCCTTTCAAAAAGACGTGCTCCGTCTCGGCAAGGCAGTCTCCAGCAGAGAAATATATGTCGTCGAAGAAAGCTGAACGTGGAGCACCATCGTCGCTCCATATTATGTCATCGTTGTTATAATCCATAATTCTATAAAAAACCCATGATTTTAGCTTTTAGATAAAGAGATAAAGACTTTCCATCAACAACGACACCTTCTTTGATGGCAGACTCGAATTCTTCGGGAGACATAATGACAACCTCTATTATCTCCTCTTCAGGGCCTTCGAGCTTCTTGGGAGATAACTCCTCGGCGATAAAATCATACTCTTTGTGGTTACAATATCCCGGAGAAGGAAAATGATACCCAAGAGACGTCCATTTCTTCGCCTCATAGCCGACCTCTTCGCAGATCTCCCGCTTCGCACAGTCGAGAGGGGACTCTCCTTCTTTGTCCATAGTACCAGCAGGGAACTCAAGGACGATGTCATCGACACCAGCGCGATATTGCTTCGTGATGATAAGCTTGCCTTCGGCAGTGATAGGCATGAAAACAACAGAACCGCGATGCTCTACGATAGTACGTGTTACAGTGACATCTCCTGGCTGCAACACAGAATATTCCGCGACGTTGAAGACTTTCGTCTCCAAGATCTTCTTCTGTGCCAACATAATAAAATCTTCTGCTTTCATAGCAATAACCTCATTTTTAAGATGTAATGATCAACGATTTAGGATAAATTTTCAATGAAAATTGACAATTCGCATTATATTAGGTATCGTATAGTAAATAGCGGATAGGAATAGCGTATAGCGGATAGGGATAGTTTTGTCTCCGAACTCCGAACTCTGAACTCTGAACTAATAAATTAGGAGATTATTATGTTAAGAAGTATGACAGCATATGGACGCGGTGACGTCACCAGTGAAGCAGGACGCTTCGTTGTAGAGATGAGTTCCGTCAACCGCAGACATCTCGATGTCAAAGTTTCGATGCCTCGCGAGCTACAACGTTTTGAAATAGACGTCAGGAAACATGTCGCAAGATCAACTTCGCGGGGGAGCGTCAGCGTGTATATCACAGCATACTACGATGATAAATCACCAAGGTCTGTAGTAGCAAACATGCCGCTGGTGCGACAGCTTCGCGATGCATGGTCAGCGATAAACGAAGAGCTGGGATATGAAAAAAAAGGCGTTAACCCAAAGCTTCTCCTCGAAGAGCAAGGCGTTCTTCTATATGACGATGATATCGCCGACGAAGAAAGCTACCGCTCGGCGGTCCTTGCCGCCGTCGATAAAGCACTAGAAGGCTTCGTTTCAATGAAAAATGCCGAAGGCTCGGCCCTCAACGACGACATCGTCGCAAGGATAGAAACTCTAGAGAAAACTGTCAGCGCCATAGAAAGCAATAGCACAGGAGCGACAGAAGCGTTCCGCGAGAAACTTCTCGCCAGGATAGAAGAAGTCGTCGCCGGCACCACAGAAAACGAAGAAAGAATACTCCGAGAAGTAGCGATATACGCCGAAAAGCTCGATATCACCGAAGAGATAACACGCTTAAGGTCGAGTATAGCACAGTTTAACGGCATGCTCTCAGAGAAAAAAGACTCCGTGGGAAAGACTATAGAATTCCTCGTCCAAGAGCTAAACAGAGAGATTAACACCATAAGCTCCAAAGCGTCGAGTGCCGAAATAGCAAAACTCGTCGTCATAGCAAAAAGCGAGCTAGAGAAAATCCGTGAACAAATACAAAACGTAGAGTAGCCAAAAAAAAATGAAAGAAGCAAAAAAGTTTTTTTTGATGTTGATAGGCTTCCTCGCGTGTTTTTACCTTCCTGTGGAGTGGCTAACTTTTAGAAACCCTATCTTTGAATCTTTGGCATTGGTGAAATGGTACGCCAGAGAGCATGTCTTGCTGTGCCTTGTCCCCGCATTTTTTATCGCAGGAGCGATTTCAACGTTCGTTAGCAAAGCTTCAGTAATAAAATATTTTGGCGTAAAGGCAAATAAAATTCTTGCCTACAGCGTAGCTGCAGTTTCCGGTACTATTTTGGCAGTCTGTTCTTGTACAGTGCTTCCTTTATTTTCAGGGATATATAAAAGAGGTGCTGGATTAGGCCCAGCTATAGCCTTTCTTTATTCAGGTCCAGCGATAAACGTTTTAGCGATTATTATGACAGCACGTATCCTAGGCTTTCAGCTAGGATTGGCAAGAGCGGTTGGAGCAATACTTTTTAGCGTTGTTATCGGGTTGATGATGCACTTGATATTTAATAAAGAAGAGAGAGAAAGAAGAGAAAAAGGAGAAATTCTTTCTGTAGAAGAAAAAAAAGGGAGAACATTGACGCAAGATTTTTTGTATTTCTTTTCAATGATAGGTTTTTTGGTTTTTGTTAATTGGGCAAAACCACAGAATGATGATAAGGACTTATGGGCATTGATCTTCAATATTAAATGGTTTGTTTCTTTGGGGTTCCTGGTAGCGCTTTTTGCGATTATTGCAAAATGGTTTAAGAAGGATGAATTAAAAGGATGGACACAGGCTTCATGGAAGTTTGCAAAACAAATTATACCACTATTAATTGTAGGCGTATTTATCGCTGGATTGCTTTTAGGAAGGCCTGGACATGAAGGGCTTATCCCTTCTTCTTTAATATATAAAGCCGTGGGAGGAAACTCTTTAATGGCGAACTTCTTCGCTTCTGTTGTTGGAGCCTTTATGTATTTTGCGACTTTAACAGAAGTGCCAATTTTACAAGGACTAATCGGTGCAGGCATGGGAAAAGGGCCGGCTTTGGCGTTATTGCTCGCAGGGCCAGCATTGAGTTTACCAAATATGTTGGTTATACGTGGTGTTTTAGGGACAAAAAAAACAATGACTTATGTTAGCTTGGTTATTGTTATGGCGACAATAAGCGGGATAATATTCGGAAGTATCGTAGGATAAAAAAACAGGAAATATTTATAAAAAAAGGATAGTTATAATTTATGGCATATAAATTATTAGGAAATAAAGACCGTGGCGCGGCGTTCGTCGTAAGCGGACCAGCAGGGACAGGAAAAAATACCCTCGTCGATAGACTCATCGCAGAATTCCCATGCGTAGTAGAAAGCGTGTCGTGTACAACACGAGACCCGCGTCCCAACGAAGTCCCCGGAGAACACTATAACTTCCTCAGCAAGGCAGATTTCGAAGAAAAAATCCTCCACGGAGAATTTCTGGAATATGCCGAGGTCTTCGGGA comes from the Waddliaceae bacterium genome and includes:
- a CDS encoding YicC family protein; the protein is MLRSMTAYGRGDVTSEAGRFVVEMSSVNRRHLDVKVSMPRELQRFEIDVRKHVARSTSRGSVSVYITAYYDDKSPRSVVANMPLVRQLRDAWSAINEELGYEKKGVNPKLLLEEQGVLLYDDDIADEESYRSAVLAAVDKALEGFVSMKNAEGSALNDDIVARIETLEKTVSAIESNSTGATEAFREKLLARIEEVVAGTTENEERILREVAIYAEKLDITEEITRLRSSIAQFNGMLSEKKDSVGKTIEFLVQELNREINTISSKASSAEIAKLVVIAKSELEKIREQIQNVE
- a CDS encoding permease; translated protein: MKEAKKFFLMLIGFLACFYLPVEWLTFRNPIFESLALVKWYAREHVLLCLVPAFFIAGAISTFVSKASVIKYFGVKANKILAYSVAAVSGTILAVCSCTVLPLFSGIYKRGAGLGPAIAFLYSGPAINVLAIIMTARILGFQLGLARAVGAILFSVVIGLMMHLIFNKEERERREKGEILSVEEKKGRTLTQDFLYFFSMIGFLVFVNWAKPQNDDKDLWALIFNIKWFVSLGFLVALFAIIAKWFKKDELKGWTQASWKFAKQIIPLLIVGVFIAGLLLGRPGHEGLIPSSLIYKAVGGNSLMANFFASVVGAFMYFATLTEVPILQGLIGAGMGKGPALALLLAGPALSLPNMLVIRGVLGTKKTMTYVSLVIVMATISGIIFGSIVG